The Providencia sp. PROV188 genome includes a region encoding these proteins:
- a CDS encoding helix-turn-helix domain-containing protein, which produces MTLGNRVKQRRKLLGYTQYVLAKQIGLTQQAINRIESDAISRPRFILELAQVLECDPEWLLKGPLVLTKD; this is translated from the coding sequence ATGACACTTGGTAATAGAGTAAAACAAAGACGCAAGCTACTTGGTTACACGCAATATGTTTTAGCGAAGCAAATCGGTTTAACACAGCAAGCGATCAATAGGATAGAGAGTGATGCTATTTCTCGACCTCGCTTTATCCTTGAACTAGCACAAGTTTTAGAGTGTGACCCTGAATGGCTATTAAAGGGACCACTAGTTTTAACGAAGGACTAA
- a CDS encoding LexA family protein, whose amino-acid sequence MSLATRIRQRRLELNLTQSELAERANISQQSVESIENGRTRKPRNIIELAKALQCHPEWLLNGKSIMPMTEVNSRRVPLLSYVQAGLFKDADPITDHEGNFEYILVDDDISENAFALRIEGDSMNPEFKEGDIVVIDTELCPNPGEFVFAKNGGNQGTFKKYRPLGIGTGEFELVPLNPDYPTLNSHDYQIALIGVMVEHRIYRRKR is encoded by the coding sequence ATGTCATTAGCAACAAGAATACGACAGCGCAGATTAGAACTTAATTTGACTCAATCGGAATTAGCTGAACGCGCCAATATTAGCCAACAATCCGTAGAGTCAATTGAAAACGGAAGAACTAGAAAACCAAGAAATATCATAGAGCTAGCCAAAGCCCTACAGTGCCATCCAGAATGGCTACTCAACGGTAAAAGTATTATGCCAATGACTGAGGTAAACTCTCGTCGAGTGCCTTTATTAAGCTATGTCCAAGCGGGATTATTTAAGGATGCAGACCCAATTACAGATCATGAAGGTAATTTTGAGTATATATTAGTCGATGATGACATTAGCGAAAATGCTTTCGCACTGAGAATTGAGGGTGACAGTATGAATCCTGAATTTAAAGAAGGAGATATTGTTGTTATCGATACTGAGCTTTGTCCTAACCCTGGTGAATTTGTTTTTGCCAAAAATGGTGGTAACCAAGGTACATTCAAAAAATATCGTCCTTTAGGCATTGGTACCGGTGAGTTTGAGCTAGTTCCATTGAATCCAGACTATCCTACCCTAAATAGCCACGACTACCAAATAGCACTCATTGGCGTTATGGTCGAACATAGAATTTACCGCCGAAAAAGATAA
- a CDS encoding DNA polymerase, whose translation MKNILWLDLETFNEKPIKYGVHSYAETAEIMLFSWALNNNSVNVWDITNKSSIPIALKEALTDPNTIIYAHNSHFDRTILKHHGIKIDVSRWRDTMVQALAHGLPGALETLCGILDVPLDQAKNKEGKKLIQLFCKPHPKNAALHRATSKTHPEEWERFVAYAGLDIEAMRAIHKRLPSWNYCDTELDHWHRDQKINDRGVYMDIQLATSAIDAVETEQKRLVKLTQKLTDNEVKNATQRDALLQYISASFGVNLPDMQKSTLERCINDSDTPFPLRELLVIRLQANTTSTSKYSTLINGVSSDGRLRGTLQFCGASRTGRWAGRLFQPQNLPRPTLDQSSINMGIEALKAGCADLIYDDIMQLTSSALRGCIIAPEGKKLVVSDLSNIEGRILAWLAGETWKISAFSEFDKGIGTDLYKLAYSRAFDIAPDNINKNMRQIGKVMELGLGYGGGVAAFLTFALTYGLDLDELAEAALPNIPIKVKQDALNWYQKSVETKKTFALNETVFITCDSLKRMWRNAHPKTVSFWYELEDTVRRAITSPEVTFSCRKLKVRRDKAWLRIALPSGRVICYPSPRNENGQISYMGVNSYSRKWQRLKTYGGKLVENVTQAAARDILAGNMSTIEDHGYKIVLTIHDEVLTETLDNSAFNSEHLSELLSTNPQWALDLPLSAAGFETHRYRKD comes from the coding sequence ATGAAAAATATACTCTGGCTCGACCTCGAAACATTCAATGAAAAGCCAATTAAATACGGTGTGCATTCTTATGCGGAAACCGCTGAAATTATGCTTTTTTCTTGGGCGTTAAACAACAATTCGGTTAACGTTTGGGATATTACAAATAAATCATCTATACCTATAGCATTAAAAGAAGCGTTAACAGACCCTAATACTATTATTTATGCACATAACAGCCATTTTGATCGCACAATACTTAAGCATCATGGCATTAAGATAGATGTCAGCCGCTGGCGAGACACGATGGTTCAAGCATTAGCACACGGCTTACCCGGGGCACTAGAAACGCTATGTGGAATACTTGATGTTCCTTTGGATCAAGCCAAAAATAAGGAAGGTAAAAAGTTAATTCAATTATTTTGTAAACCTCATCCTAAAAACGCTGCATTACATCGCGCGACAAGCAAAACTCATCCCGAAGAGTGGGAACGTTTTGTTGCCTATGCAGGATTAGATATTGAAGCCATGCGCGCAATACATAAGCGCTTACCAAGTTGGAACTATTGTGATACTGAATTAGATCACTGGCATCGAGACCAAAAAATTAATGATCGCGGTGTCTATATGGATATCCAATTAGCAACTTCCGCTATCGACGCGGTCGAAACTGAACAAAAACGCTTGGTTAAGCTCACCCAAAAACTTACAGATAATGAGGTAAAAAATGCAACACAACGTGATGCTTTACTGCAATATATTTCTGCCTCTTTTGGCGTTAACTTGCCTGATATGCAAAAAAGCACATTAGAACGTTGCATCAATGATTCCGATACCCCCTTCCCTTTGCGCGAGCTATTGGTTATTCGCTTGCAAGCAAATACAACCAGCACCAGTAAATATAGTACGTTAATAAATGGAGTAAGTTCTGATGGTCGCTTGCGCGGAACATTGCAATTTTGCGGAGCTTCTCGTACAGGGCGTTGGGCCGGTCGATTATTTCAACCGCAAAACTTGCCAAGACCGACACTTGACCAGAGTTCCATTAATATGGGTATTGAAGCATTAAAAGCAGGATGTGCAGACCTTATTTACGATGACATTATGCAGCTAACCAGTTCAGCTTTACGTGGTTGCATTATAGCACCAGAAGGTAAAAAACTTGTTGTATCCGATCTTTCCAATATTGAAGGGCGTATTCTTGCATGGCTAGCGGGTGAAACGTGGAAAATTTCAGCATTTAGCGAGTTTGATAAAGGTATTGGCACAGACTTATATAAATTGGCTTATTCTCGAGCTTTCGATATTGCCCCCGACAATATTAACAAAAATATGCGCCAAATTGGGAAAGTGATGGAACTCGGTTTAGGCTATGGTGGCGGGGTCGCTGCATTTCTAACGTTCGCACTCACCTATGGTCTAGATTTAGATGAACTCGCTGAAGCGGCGCTACCTAATATTCCCATCAAAGTTAAACAAGATGCACTGAATTGGTATCAAAAATCTGTTGAAACCAAGAAAACATTCGCTCTCAATGAAACCGTGTTTATCACCTGTGATTCACTTAAACGCATGTGGAGAAATGCACACCCTAAAACGGTGTCTTTCTGGTATGAATTGGAAGATACCGTTCGCCGAGCGATTACGTCACCAGAAGTAACCTTTTCTTGTCGCAAGCTTAAAGTCAGAAGAGATAAAGCATGGCTACGTATCGCTTTACCTTCAGGCCGTGTAATTTGTTACCCATCACCACGTAACGAGAACGGCCAAATCAGCTATATGGGCGTTAACTCTTATAGCCGTAAATGGCAACGATTGAAGACCTACGGTGGAAAACTGGTGGAAAATGTAACCCAAGCCGCAGCTCGAGATATTCTCGCGGGTAACATGTCCACGATTGAAGATCACGGTTATAAGATTGTTTTAACTATACACGATGAAGTGTTAACTGAGACTCTTGATAATTCAGCCTTCAACAGTGAACACTTATCCGAATTACTCTCTACTAACCCTCAATGGGCTTTAGATCTTCCACTTAGTGCCGCTGGTTTTGAAACTCATCGATATAGAAAGGATTGA
- a CDS encoding ANR family transcriptional regulator — protein MTFLNNDNPLYFRAARDAVRLEQAEKYFEASRAWSQAHRLSRTRNNQIWSERRSEFCFMQIQREKYKHTEFE, from the coding sequence ATGACCTTTTTAAATAATGATAATCCGTTGTATTTCCGTGCAGCTCGAGATGCTGTACGCCTTGAACAAGCAGAAAAATACTTTGAAGCATCTAGAGCTTGGTCACAAGCTCATAGACTTTCCAGAACAAGAAACAATCAAATATGGAGTGAACGCCGCTCTGAGTTTTGTTTTATGCAAATTCAACGTGAAAAATACAAACACACCGAATTTGAGTAA
- a CDS encoding bacteriocin immunity protein: MELKNNITDYTESEFLKLLTIICNADTANEEEQIKLVTHFENVTEHPSGSDLIYYPEDGDDDSPVGILKIVKEWRAKNGKPGFKKG; encoded by the coding sequence ATGGAATTAAAAAATAATATTACTGATTATACAGAATCTGAATTTTTAAAGCTTTTAACAATTATTTGTAATGCAGATACAGCAAATGAGGAAGAACAAATTAAGCTTGTGACTCATTTTGAAAATGTAACAGAACATCCGAGTGGAAGTGATCTTATTTACTACCCAGAGGATGGTGATGATGATTCCCCAGTTGGTATTTTAAAAATAGTTAAAGAGTGGCGGGCTAAAAATGGTAAGCCGGGCTTCAAAAAAGGTTAA
- a CDS encoding colicin-like bacteriocin tRNase domain-containing protein, with protein MGVHASDGSGWSSENDPFGGNDSNGKGTGPEGNGNGGNSGAGGNNTSVNFSKTPEKQAVASAMLMTIPQQIAIVEGTWGITINTTVLTSPFARLAGLLESSLPMAGRLTAVGALLSPSPIALDTIDPAFREHQQQLANLVTNQKLQSQTYSLTALPVSIVTDTPVKDISRQKTVPAKVVVEQVVSPEKNKVTPAMTKNPQQVNVVQAKKTGRPGVYSVEIAPGKPALQIGFSDKKPSKSFKTPSYDNIKPESVIPSITSEAYQGIVDFGGDHTPIYISISKNLTAEEEKKQAETTRIDWEIHNPIEAAEVNLALASKEYDDAVNQVLVKQKALEMAKKTPEALAFTDAKLHPYNINIKKNGFGYADVIDSKEKMSFLLTEGARAYVWDYLGYSHIEAPTKEGLDFAVSVRNEILNIFEAIKKQILQGQQSIKDAENNLVLAKKNKDKAEDKKKKAKDKKEKEEKRKKPGTATGKGKKVGDKWLNDAGKENGAPIPEQVANKLRGKKFNSFDELRKAIWDEISKFPELIKNLSKNNKTLVSKGYSPFARKKDQVGGRKVHELHHDNPISEGGEVYDMDNLRVTTPKRHIDIHRGK; from the coding sequence ATGGGTGTACATGCTTCAGATGGCTCAGGATGGAGTTCTGAGAATGATCCGTTTGGTGGAAATGACAGTAATGGAAAAGGTACTGGACCAGAAGGTAACGGGAATGGTGGTAACTCAGGTGCTGGTGGGAACAACACATCAGTAAATTTTAGTAAAACTCCTGAAAAACAAGCCGTCGCCTCAGCCATGCTGATGACAATTCCGCAGCAAATTGCGATTGTTGAGGGGACGTGGGGTATCACAATTAATACGACCGTGCTCACATCACCTTTTGCTCGTTTGGCTGGATTATTAGAGAGCAGCTTACCTATGGCTGGCCGTTTAACTGCTGTTGGAGCTTTACTTTCACCTTCTCCAATTGCTTTAGATACCATTGATCCCGCTTTTCGGGAACATCAACAGCAATTAGCCAATTTAGTCACTAATCAGAAATTACAAAGTCAAACATATTCATTAACGGCGCTTCCTGTCAGCATCGTGACAGATACGCCAGTTAAAGACATTTCTCGTCAAAAAACAGTGCCGGCTAAGGTTGTTGTTGAACAGGTTGTTTCGCCAGAAAAGAATAAAGTTACACCTGCAATGACTAAAAATCCTCAGCAAGTCAATGTAGTGCAAGCCAAAAAAACTGGGCGACCGGGTGTGTATTCTGTTGAAATTGCGCCAGGTAAACCAGCATTACAGATTGGATTTAGTGATAAAAAACCGAGTAAGTCGTTTAAAACGCCATCATATGACAATATTAAGCCTGAATCAGTTATTCCAAGTATAACTTCTGAGGCATATCAGGGTATTGTTGATTTCGGTGGTGATCATACTCCTATTTATATTTCTATCTCAAAAAACCTAACTGCGGAAGAGGAAAAGAAACAAGCGGAAACGACGAGAATTGATTGGGAAATTCATAATCCAATTGAGGCAGCTGAAGTGAATTTAGCTTTAGCATCAAAGGAGTATGACGACGCTGTTAATCAAGTGCTAGTGAAACAAAAAGCACTGGAAATGGCAAAAAAAACACCAGAAGCGCTGGCGTTTACTGATGCTAAGTTACATCCATACAACATTAATATTAAAAAAAATGGTTTTGGGTACGCGGATGTAATTGATAGTAAAGAGAAAATGTCATTTTTATTGACTGAGGGGGCTAGAGCTTATGTTTGGGACTATCTTGGTTACTCTCATATAGAGGCTCCTACTAAGGAAGGACTAGATTTTGCAGTATCTGTTCGCAATGAAATCCTAAATATATTTGAAGCAATTAAAAAGCAAATATTGCAGGGACAGCAGTCAATAAAAGATGCAGAAAATAATCTGGTATTAGCTAAAAAAAATAAAGATAAAGCGGAAGATAAAAAGAAAAAAGCGAAGGATAAAAAAGAAAAGGAAGAAAAGCGTAAAAAGCCGGGAACCGCTACTGGTAAAGGTAAAAAGGTGGGGGATAAATGGCTTAATGATGCCGGCAAAGAAAATGGTGCTCCTATTCCAGAGCAAGTAGCTAATAAATTACGAGGGAAGAAATTCAACAGTTTTGATGAGTTAAGGAAGGCCATCTGGGATGAGATATCAAAATTTCCAGAATTGATTAAAAACCTTAGTAAGAATAATAAAACTCTTGTTTCTAAAGGATACTCGCCTTTTGCTAGGAAAAAAGATCAAGTTGGTGGTAGAAAGGTACATGAATTGCACCATGACAACCCAATTAGTGAAGGGGGAGAAGTCTATGATATGGACAATTTAAGAGTTACGACCCCTAAAAGACACATTGATATCCATAGAGGTAAATAA
- the rcsD gene encoding phosphotransferase RcsD, which yields MYKQSLLKPNVLSRIFIAFIVLLVTMLSLSLYNYYHAWMLAHQTAINTLANRLAYQIEDYRYQAGHIYKLANDKTTPDSVNDISVTEMRHDVYWLSSNNQTIDSIVFGLNKPSSKVLATKLANYMEIVWGARNEFNSMYYLNGQDNSLVLVTTHSILKPELRYKESYLTLTAEDKRSDMITQSTLLDRREVISNMQKNAQDNVYFYTYRLVFNSPGRLSSVISFDISINSILPFTLQGDDISISQRPNNQENSQAASELVGTSLMLSQPIEGTNYQISYTLSLKSIIFGVLSYNFWLITCMIAVSILALITTMFIRKRIISPNASMLDELQFKDALNNDILNHISYGILVFDFNSNKKLLSNSIANHLLPSMDLIHIKEMATDHNDVIQVSIENNIYEIILVKSLIKENTILFIIIDKDKEVLTQKRQEMATREHQRNIQLRKVVFENICQEILPAVNQIDAKFNQLSSSLGEPKNPLLSEIQNQLFYINNWFRNIELISQLETQQIEFKTEKFAIGQMINQYLKQNLAHLNRKGLSFYFYNNINPDSLIENNPDYFQTLFQLIWEYSIETTAFGKITVSIDYIEEKSEVSIDIKDSGIGLTHIELNNLQSPFTGKAQSSNQFKRSGMTFYLCKLLTKKMQGTFSIKSSDAIGSHYQIKLPAQSQMQSHEYPALLEDMYIRLNIQNIDTRRIVKQTLSHYGAEFLDIDESSPHSHWDLLIADNDDVSFNNIIKVKGNLSSINCINPNYIEVNYNFADELIDAISLLIEQADETEDNNESNLSSSLVLRENNSQSNNSVDNIISGYHLILSKSDYKDLFISTVPIDINKLYNSESVANLTELKDTAHRLKGVFAMLEFHYLHKLCEDLEHYIADENGFEIKNCIRELDVSVKRLMPEGNQ from the coding sequence ATGTACAAACAATCATTATTAAAACCGAATGTTCTTTCTCGCATTTTTATTGCCTTTATTGTGCTGCTCGTCACAATGCTGTCGTTGTCCCTCTATAATTATTATCACGCATGGATGTTAGCGCACCAAACGGCCATCAACACTCTCGCTAATCGACTCGCTTATCAAATTGAAGATTATCGCTATCAAGCGGGTCACATCTATAAGCTTGCCAATGATAAAACTACACCTGACTCTGTTAACGACATTTCCGTGACTGAAATGCGCCACGATGTTTATTGGCTAAGTAGCAATAACCAGACCATTGATTCCATTGTGTTTGGTCTCAATAAACCAAGCAGTAAAGTCTTAGCGACAAAGCTCGCAAACTATATGGAGATTGTATGGGGGGCACGGAATGAATTTAACTCCATGTACTACCTTAATGGTCAAGACAACTCCTTAGTTCTGGTAACTACCCATTCCATTCTAAAACCAGAGTTACGCTATAAAGAAAGCTATTTAACGCTAACGGCGGAAGATAAGCGCTCTGATATGATCACCCAATCGACATTATTAGATCGCCGTGAAGTTATCTCCAATATGCAGAAAAATGCGCAGGATAATGTTTACTTCTATACCTATCGTTTAGTCTTTAACTCGCCAGGGCGCCTTAGTAGTGTGATCTCCTTTGATATTTCTATCAATTCAATCCTCCCCTTTACATTACAGGGTGATGATATTTCGATTTCACAGCGACCAAACAATCAAGAAAATAGCCAAGCGGCCAGCGAACTCGTCGGCACCAGCCTGATGCTATCTCAACCCATTGAAGGCACTAATTACCAGATTAGCTATACCCTTTCTCTGAAAAGTATTATTTTCGGGGTGCTAAGTTACAATTTTTGGTTAATTACCTGCATGATTGCGGTCAGTATTTTGGCGCTGATCACCACCATGTTTATCCGCAAGCGAATTATTTCACCCAATGCTTCAATGCTGGATGAGCTCCAGTTTAAAGATGCCCTCAATAATGACATTCTTAACCATATTTCTTATGGCATCCTAGTCTTTGATTTTAATAGCAATAAAAAATTATTAAGTAACAGTATCGCGAATCACTTATTACCATCTATGGATCTGATACATATCAAAGAAATGGCAACCGATCATAATGATGTCATTCAAGTTTCCATAGAAAACAATATCTATGAAATCATTTTGGTGAAAAGCTTAATTAAAGAAAACACCATTTTGTTTATCATCATAGATAAAGATAAAGAAGTTCTGACGCAAAAACGCCAAGAAATGGCTACGCGTGAGCACCAACGAAATATTCAACTTAGAAAAGTGGTTTTCGAAAATATTTGCCAGGAAATTCTACCCGCTGTTAACCAAATTGATGCCAAATTTAACCAATTAAGCTCTTCACTCGGCGAGCCTAAAAATCCATTATTATCTGAAATTCAAAACCAACTGTTTTATATCAATAATTGGTTTAGAAATATCGAACTTATTAGTCAATTAGAAACTCAACAGATTGAGTTTAAAACAGAAAAATTTGCTATTGGTCAGATGATTAACCAATATCTTAAACAAAATTTAGCGCATTTAAATCGAAAAGGACTTTCGTTCTATTTTTATAACAACATTAATCCTGACTCATTAATTGAAAATAACCCGGATTATTTCCAGACTTTATTCCAATTAATTTGGGAATACTCAATAGAAACTACAGCCTTTGGTAAAATTACCGTTTCAATTGACTATATTGAAGAAAAAAGTGAAGTTTCTATTGATATAAAAGACAGCGGAATTGGGTTAACTCATATTGAATTGAATAACTTGCAAAGCCCATTCACAGGGAAAGCACAAAGTTCAAATCAATTTAAGCGTTCAGGCATGACCTTTTACCTCTGCAAATTATTAACGAAAAAAATGCAGGGAACATTTAGTATCAAGTCAAGTGATGCCATCGGTAGCCATTATCAAATTAAGCTCCCTGCGCAATCCCAGATGCAAAGCCATGAATACCCTGCTCTGCTTGAAGATATGTATATTCGCTTGAATATTCAGAATATTGATACTCGTCGCATTGTTAAACAGACCTTATCGCATTATGGTGCAGAGTTTCTTGATATCGATGAGAGCTCACCACATAGCCACTGGGATCTCTTGATCGCCGACAATGATGACGTTTCCTTTAATAACATAATTAAAGTTAAGGGAAATCTATCTTCAATAAATTGTATTAACCCAAATTATATTGAAGTTAACTACAATTTCGCGGATGAACTTATCGATGCAATCTCATTATTGATAGAACAAGCGGATGAGACAGAAGATAATAATGAATCCAACCTATCTTCATCACTCGTTCTACGAGAAAATAACTCTCAGTCGAATAATTCTGTCGATAATATTATTTCAGGCTATCATTTAATTCTGTCGAAGAGCGATTATAAAGATTTGTTTATCTCAACAGTACCGATAGATATTAATAAACTGTATAATAGTGAAAGTGTTGCGAATTTAACCGAATTAAAAGACACTGCACATCGTTTAAAAGGAGTTTTTGCTATGCTTGAATTCCATTATCTTCATAAACTTTGTGAAGATTTGGAACATTACATAGCAGATGAAAACGGATTTGAAATAAAAAATTGCATTAGAGAACTGGATGTCTCAGTGAAAAGACTAATGCCAGAAGGTAACCAATAA
- the rcsB gene encoding response regulator transcription factor RcsB has translation MNNLNVIVADDHPIVLFGIRKSLEQIEWVNIVGEFEDSTSLINNLARLNADVLVTDLSMPGDKYGDGITLIKYIKRHYPDLSIIVLTMNNNPAILSAILELDIEGIVLKQGAPADLPKALAALQKGKKFTPESVSKLLEKVNASGYGDKRLSPKESEVLRLFAEGFLVTEIAKKLNRSIKTISSQKKSAMLKLGVENDIALLNYLSSVSIDNSPSE, from the coding sequence ATGAATAACCTAAATGTCATTGTTGCCGATGATCATCCTATTGTTCTTTTCGGTATCAGAAAGTCGCTTGAACAGATTGAATGGGTAAACATCGTCGGTGAGTTTGAAGATTCTACTTCTTTAATTAATAACTTAGCGCGCCTGAATGCAGACGTTCTGGTTACTGATTTGTCTATGCCTGGCGATAAATACGGCGATGGTATTACATTAATTAAATACATTAAGCGTCACTACCCTGACTTATCGATTATTGTCCTCACCATGAACAATAATCCGGCGATCTTAAGCGCTATTCTTGAGCTTGATATTGAAGGTATCGTACTAAAACAAGGTGCGCCTGCTGACTTACCAAAAGCGCTAGCTGCCTTACAAAAAGGGAAGAAATTTACCCCTGAAAGCGTCAGTAAATTGCTTGAGAAAGTGAATGCGAGTGGATATGGCGATAAGCGTTTATCACCAAAAGAAAGTGAAGTGCTACGCTTATTTGCAGAAGGATTCTTAGTCACTGAGATTGCTAAAAAACTAAATCGCAGCATCAAAACCATTAGTAGCCAGAAAAAATCGGCGATGTTAAAGCTGGGTGTTGAAAATGATATCGCACTGCTGAATTACCTTTCATCAGTCAGTATCGACAATTCCCCTTCTGAATAA